One stretch of Priestia megaterium DNA includes these proteins:
- a CDS encoding sugar ABC transporter ATP-binding protein: MTNELSMKNITKNFGSFQALNKVDFTVQKGEIHALLGANGAGKSTLMKILCGAYNEYEGKICKNGGEISISSPKEAKRHGIGIVHQEVDVALIPSLSVAENIVLDVQASNKSKTFVNWKSIYKKAEEALSLLGSSLSVKKNVVDLTLSEKQQVLIARAIVQNVDYLILDEPTAPLSVEETKQLFSVMRELKKSGVGIIYISHRLQEVVDICDRLTVLKDGRYVVTKETSHTSIEDVITFMLGTSSVKQWVKKSVEIGNELLHVEALSLPGRLSNISFHVKEGEVVGIAGLVGAGKTELCRSLFGLEQYVSGSVRLKGKKLKLNKQPYYYIAQGLSLVPEERRKEGIFVHESIADNLVLPSLSRFTNYSFLKRGKIKEKAQKTTGQVGVKSHSIEQSVGTLSGGNQQKVAIGKWLVTDSSVLLFDEPTKGVDVGSKREIFDLITNLVSQQKGVVYATCEFEELLGVADRIYVMYNGKIVKELSKEEATSEKLFYYTAGGVKG; encoded by the coding sequence ATGACGAACGAGCTTTCAATGAAGAACATAACAAAAAACTTTGGTTCTTTTCAAGCGCTGAACAAAGTTGATTTTACTGTTCAAAAAGGGGAAATCCATGCTTTATTGGGAGCCAATGGTGCCGGTAAAAGTACGCTGATGAAAATATTGTGCGGAGCTTACAACGAGTACGAAGGAAAAATCTGTAAAAACGGAGGGGAAATCTCCATTTCTTCTCCTAAAGAAGCTAAGCGCCACGGCATCGGTATTGTACACCAAGAAGTGGATGTAGCGCTAATTCCTTCGCTGTCAGTAGCTGAAAACATTGTGTTAGACGTGCAGGCTTCTAATAAAAGTAAGACATTTGTAAACTGGAAATCTATTTATAAGAAAGCGGAAGAAGCTCTTTCTTTACTTGGTTCTTCTCTATCCGTTAAAAAAAATGTCGTTGATCTAACTCTATCAGAAAAACAGCAGGTGCTTATTGCACGTGCAATTGTACAGAATGTTGATTATTTAATTTTGGATGAACCAACCGCACCTCTTAGTGTGGAAGAGACGAAACAATTGTTTTCTGTGATGAGAGAGCTGAAGAAAAGCGGAGTAGGCATTATTTACATTTCACATCGCCTTCAAGAAGTGGTTGATATTTGCGACCGCTTAACGGTTTTAAAGGACGGACGCTATGTAGTTACAAAAGAAACGTCACATACATCGATTGAAGACGTGATTACGTTCATGTTAGGAACGTCTTCTGTAAAACAGTGGGTCAAAAAATCAGTAGAAATTGGAAACGAACTCTTACATGTAGAAGCATTATCTCTTCCAGGGCGCCTTTCTAATATCTCTTTTCATGTAAAAGAAGGAGAAGTAGTCGGTATTGCAGGGCTTGTAGGAGCGGGTAAAACGGAGCTTTGCCGAAGTCTATTTGGTTTAGAGCAATATGTGAGCGGCAGCGTTCGGTTAAAAGGCAAGAAACTAAAGTTGAATAAGCAGCCGTATTATTATATTGCACAAGGTCTTTCTCTTGTTCCTGAAGAACGAAGAAAAGAAGGAATTTTTGTTCATGAATCGATTGCCGATAACTTAGTTTTGCCAAGTCTGTCCCGCTTTACAAATTATTCGTTTCTAAAGCGAGGAAAGATCAAAGAAAAAGCGCAGAAAACGACTGGGCAAGTTGGCGTAAAGTCTCATTCTATCGAGCAGTCAGTTGGAACGTTAAGCGGTGGAAATCAGCAGAAAGTAGCAATCGGAAAATGGCTTGTTACGGACTCTAGCGTGCTGTTGTTTGATGAACCAACTAAAGGGGTTGATGTAGGCTCCAAGCGAGAGATATTTGATTTAATTACAAATCTTGTGTCACAGCAAAAAGGAGTTGTTTATGCAACCTGTGAATTCGAGGAGCTGCTAGGGGTAGCGGATCGAATTTATGTTATGTACAACGGAAAAATCGTGAAAGAATTATCCAAAGAAGAAGCAACTAGTGAAAAATTATTTTATTATACAGCAGGAGGAGTAAAAGGATGA
- a CDS encoding 2-hydroxy-3-keto-5-methylthiopentenyl-1-phosphate phosphatase, which produces MTSLKIFCDFDGTITNSDNIIAIMKQFAPPEWESIKDDVLEQRVSIQEGVGQMFALLPVELKEDIISYILETSAIRDGFDDFIAYTKEHHIPLYIVSGGIDFFVKPLLGNRVAEEMLYCNGSDFSGEHISITWPHTCDKQCTNDCGCCKPTIIRHLADERDHTVVIGDSITDLQAAKLADTVIARDFLIKKCEELSLPYRPFSTFYDVIHHLQELTEEVKA; this is translated from the coding sequence ATGACATCGTTAAAAATCTTTTGTGACTTTGATGGAACAATCACAAATAGCGATAACATTATTGCTATTATGAAACAATTTGCTCCTCCGGAGTGGGAAAGTATTAAAGACGACGTGTTGGAACAGCGCGTCTCCATTCAAGAAGGAGTAGGGCAAATGTTTGCCTTGCTCCCCGTGGAATTAAAGGAAGATATTATTTCTTATATTTTAGAGACGTCTGCTATTCGAGATGGATTTGATGATTTTATTGCCTATACAAAAGAGCATCATATTCCGCTTTATATTGTAAGCGGAGGAATTGACTTTTTTGTAAAACCACTTTTGGGAAATCGAGTTGCAGAGGAAATGCTCTACTGCAACGGATCTGATTTTTCCGGTGAGCATATTTCCATTACGTGGCCTCATACATGTGATAAACAGTGTACAAATGACTGCGGATGCTGTAAGCCAACGATTATTCGCCATCTTGCAGATGAAAGAGATCATACGGTTGTTATTGGCGATTCAATTACGGATTTGCAGGCTGCCAAATTAGCTGATACGGTCATTGCACGTGACTTTTTAATTAAAAAATGCGAAGAGCTATCTCTACCGTATCGTCCTTTTTCTACTTTTTATGATGTGATTCATCATTTACAAGAATTAACAGAAGAGGTGAAAGCATGA
- a CDS encoding CoA-disulfide reductase translates to MKRVVIIGGVAAGMSAASQLRRMKEKEEVEILVFEKGGDISYSACGMPYYLSGVVKEKDDLIARTKQEFEERNISVHLFHEVKEVNHTKKYIVAQDVKMQTEKEITYDELIIATGTSAVKPNFMSDNMPNVCTLKSLEDSARIYTYLQAHSVEKVTIIGGGYVGMEVAEAMKTLGKEVRVIEQGKQILSILDQEMAEHLQKQLDDDILFHFEEEVEALLNSDGSVTHVQTNRQTYQTDLVIVNVGVRPNTQFLERNGLRMLENGAILVNEKLETNVPHIYAAGDCATSYHRVLKKDVHIALGTIANKQGRVLGYRLGGEKREFPGVVGTSIVKVMDYEIGKTGISEREARENSLLYKAITAEAPSHASYYPGAEKIVIKLVYHPETKEIFGVQMIGKEGVAKRIDVFATAITCRLTTDEITMLDLSYAPPFATVWDAVQIAVQKAE, encoded by the coding sequence ATGAAACGTGTCGTCATTATAGGAGGAGTAGCCGCCGGAATGAGCGCAGCTTCACAGCTTCGCCGGATGAAAGAAAAAGAAGAAGTGGAAATCCTTGTGTTTGAAAAAGGGGGAGACATCTCTTACAGCGCATGTGGCATGCCTTACTATCTGTCAGGTGTGGTAAAAGAAAAAGACGATTTGATTGCTCGGACGAAACAAGAATTTGAAGAGCGAAATATCTCCGTCCACCTTTTTCACGAAGTAAAAGAAGTAAATCATACAAAAAAATACATAGTAGCGCAAGATGTAAAGATGCAAACTGAAAAAGAGATAACATATGATGAACTCATCATTGCAACTGGAACATCGGCTGTTAAACCCAATTTTATGAGTGATAACATGCCGAATGTATGCACATTAAAATCATTAGAAGACAGCGCAAGAATCTATACATATCTACAGGCTCACTCCGTAGAGAAAGTCACCATTATCGGCGGAGGATATGTCGGAATGGAAGTAGCTGAAGCAATGAAGACTTTGGGAAAAGAAGTACGGGTCATTGAACAGGGAAAGCAGATTCTATCTATTTTAGATCAAGAAATGGCAGAGCATTTACAAAAGCAGCTAGATGACGATATTTTATTTCATTTCGAAGAAGAAGTGGAAGCATTGCTGAATTCAGATGGTTCCGTCACTCACGTTCAAACAAACCGTCAAACATATCAAACAGATTTAGTGATTGTAAATGTAGGAGTTCGTCCGAATACGCAATTCTTAGAGAGAAACGGACTAAGAATGCTTGAGAATGGAGCTATTTTAGTAAACGAGAAGTTGGAAACTAACGTGCCTCATATCTACGCAGCAGGGGATTGTGCAACAAGCTATCACCGCGTATTAAAAAAAGATGTTCATATTGCTCTTGGAACCATTGCCAATAAGCAAGGAAGGGTTCTTGGTTACCGATTAGGGGGAGAAAAGCGAGAATTTCCGGGTGTTGTAGGTACAAGTATTGTCAAAGTGATGGACTATGAAATTGGAAAAACCGGCATTTCAGAAAGAGAAGCAAGAGAAAATTCTCTTTTATACAAAGCCATCACAGCAGAGGCTCCGAGTCATGCTTCTTACTATCCAGGAGCTGAAAAGATTGTGATAAAACTTGTTTATCATCCTGAAACAAAAGAGATTTTTGGGGTTCAAATGATTGGTAAAGAAGGAGTAGCAAAACGAATCGATGTATTTGCGACAGCTATTACTTGCCGCCTCACAACAGATGAAATAACAATGTTAGATCTTTCGTATGCCCCTCCTTTTGCTACGGTATGGGATGCTGTACAAATTGCTGTTCAGAAAGCTGAATAG
- a CDS encoding sugar ABC transporter substrate-binding protein, translated as MKKSKKMLWPLTLLVLLVFALAACTKEQPSLNEKAQAAPAQQAASAKPVQQEGKKITKDTKIALISEFTSGTHAAQYITGVTKAAKKAGVQLSVSDSNNDQSKMAAYLDTAINQNVDGIMIDHGRAETLEPGVKRAIAKGIPVIATDVELKVEGVTTIDQDDYMLALQGLKQMMQDINGKGNIVYAFVGGFAPMEKRDSIYKIMMNRYPDVKQIATFGSATDNTSLDTQNKMAAVLKQYPNKGDIAAVWAPWDEFAKGVTRAIKEAGRDEIKVYGVDLSDEDLQMMQAKNSPWKASAAVNPASVGEKQVDLLLKKISGQEIPRYYSFDPVLVKQTDLPNQTINMDQLSQYVEEWGKKE; from the coding sequence ATGAAAAAGAGTAAAAAAATGCTGTGGCCACTTACTTTGCTCGTGCTTCTAGTCTTTGCGCTGGCTGCCTGCACGAAAGAACAGCCAAGTCTAAACGAAAAAGCACAGGCAGCTCCAGCGCAGCAAGCGGCTTCTGCTAAGCCTGTACAGCAAGAAGGAAAAAAGATTACGAAAGATACAAAAATTGCTCTTATTTCTGAATTTACGTCAGGCACTCATGCTGCTCAGTACATAACAGGCGTGACAAAAGCGGCTAAAAAAGCAGGAGTACAGCTGTCCGTTTCTGATTCAAACAATGATCAATCTAAAATGGCTGCTTATTTAGACACGGCTATCAACCAAAATGTTGACGGTATTATGATTGACCACGGCCGGGCTGAAACTCTTGAACCTGGCGTGAAGCGCGCGATTGCAAAAGGAATTCCCGTTATTGCAACAGACGTAGAATTAAAAGTAGAAGGCGTTACAACCATCGATCAGGACGATTATATGCTTGCGCTGCAGGGTCTGAAACAAATGATGCAGGACATTAATGGAAAAGGAAACATTGTATATGCGTTTGTTGGAGGCTTTGCACCGATGGAAAAGCGCGACAGCATTTATAAAATTATGATGAATCGCTATCCAGATGTAAAACAAATTGCTACGTTCGGAAGCGCAACGGACAACACCTCACTAGACACACAAAATAAAATGGCAGCCGTGTTGAAGCAGTATCCAAATAAAGGAGACATTGCGGCCGTTTGGGCACCTTGGGACGAATTTGCAAAAGGGGTAACAAGAGCGATTAAAGAAGCAGGACGAGACGAGATTAAAGTATACGGAGTAGACTTATCTGATGAAGATCTGCAAATGATGCAGGCAAAAAACAGCCCGTGGAAAGCGTCAGCTGCCGTAAATCCAGCTTCAGTAGGAGAAAAGCAAGTTGATCTGCTTCTTAAAAAGATTTCCGGTCAAGAGATCCCTCGTTATTATTCCTTTGATCCGGTTTTAGTCAAACAAACAGATTTGCCTAATCAAACGATTAATATGGATCAGCTTAGTCAGTACGTAGAAGAATGGGGTAAAAAAGAATAG
- a CDS encoding 1,2-dihydroxy-3-keto-5-methylthiopentene dioxygenase, whose translation MAQIRLHVNNKRIETQEEVSAFLANNEVIYENWDITKLPENLREKYDLTDEEKTEILNAFGEDIKDISERRGYKAQDVISLSESTPNIDELLKNFQRKHIHTDDEVRFIVSGHGIFVIQGKDGEFFDVELEPGDLISVPENILHYFTLMEDRKVVAVRIFVTTEGWVPIYA comes from the coding sequence ATGGCGCAAATTCGCTTACATGTAAACAATAAAAGAATTGAAACTCAAGAGGAAGTATCAGCTTTTCTGGCAAACAATGAAGTTATTTATGAAAACTGGGATATTACAAAACTTCCAGAAAATCTTCGTGAAAAATATGATTTAACTGATGAAGAAAAAACAGAAATTTTAAACGCTTTTGGTGAGGATATTAAAGATATTTCGGAACGCCGCGGCTATAAAGCTCAAGATGTTATCTCGTTATCGGAATCTACACCAAATATTGATGAATTGTTAAAAAACTTTCAGCGCAAGCATATTCATACAGATGACGAAGTTCGCTTTATTGTAAGCGGTCATGGAATCTTTGTTATTCAAGGAAAAGATGGCGAATTTTTTGATGTTGAATTAGAGCCGGGCGATTTAATTTCAGTACCAGAAAACATTCTTCATTACTTTACACTAATGGAAGATCGTAAAGTAGTCGCTGTCAGAATTTTCGTGACAACTGAAGGATGGGTACCTATTTACGCATAA
- a CDS encoding pyridoxal phosphate-dependent aminotransferase, giving the protein MKQFEQSELLKSLPKQFFASLVGKVGKVMAQGHDVINLGQGNPDQPTPSHIVETLQKASANPMHHKYSPFRGHQFLKEAIATFYKREYGVDVDPEKEVAILFGGKGGLVEIPQCLLNPGDTVLVPDPGYPDYWSGVELAKAKMEVMPLTDENHFLPVYEEISESAKEQAKLMFLNYPNNPTGAVATAEFFENTVAFAAKHDICVVHDFAYGAIGFDGKKPISFLQTPGAKETGIEIYTLSKTYNMAGWRVGFAVGNESVVEAINLLQDHMYVSLFGAVQEAAAAALLESQQCVNDLVKRYESRRNTFIQGLREIGWDVTSPAGSFFAWLKVPGGYTSEQFSDLLLEKAHVVVAPGVGFGTYGEGYVRIGLLTDEERMREAVSRIKKLSLF; this is encoded by the coding sequence ATGAAACAATTTGAGCAATCGGAACTATTAAAAAGTTTACCAAAACAATTTTTTGCATCACTTGTAGGCAAGGTAGGAAAAGTAATGGCCCAAGGGCACGACGTTATTAACTTAGGGCAGGGAAATCCTGATCAGCCTACTCCTTCACATATTGTAGAAACACTGCAAAAAGCAAGTGCTAATCCTATGCATCATAAATATTCTCCATTTCGGGGGCACCAGTTTTTAAAAGAGGCCATTGCAACTTTTTATAAGCGAGAATATGGCGTTGATGTGGATCCTGAAAAAGAAGTAGCTATTTTATTTGGCGGGAAGGGTGGACTTGTTGAAATCCCGCAGTGCTTATTAAACCCTGGAGATACGGTGCTGGTTCCGGATCCTGGATATCCTGATTACTGGTCTGGAGTAGAGCTTGCAAAAGCCAAGATGGAAGTGATGCCGCTCACGGATGAAAATCATTTTCTACCCGTATATGAAGAGATAAGTGAAAGTGCTAAAGAACAGGCAAAGCTCATGTTTTTAAACTATCCGAATAATCCTACTGGTGCAGTGGCAACGGCAGAATTTTTTGAAAACACCGTGGCGTTTGCTGCCAAGCACGATATTTGTGTGGTACACGACTTTGCCTATGGAGCAATTGGATTTGATGGTAAAAAGCCGATCAGCTTTTTACAGACTCCTGGTGCAAAAGAGACGGGAATTGAAATTTATACTCTTTCTAAAACGTATAACATGGCGGGATGGCGAGTTGGATTTGCTGTAGGAAATGAAAGTGTTGTAGAAGCTATTAATCTTCTTCAAGATCATATGTATGTCAGTCTCTTTGGGGCGGTTCAAGAGGCAGCAGCCGCAGCTCTGTTAGAATCTCAACAATGTGTGAATGATTTAGTTAAGCGCTATGAATCTAGACGCAATACCTTTATTCAAGGGCTTCGAGAAATTGGATGGGATGTTACATCTCCAGCGGGCTCCTTTTTTGCATGGCTAAAAGTTCCTGGAGGATATACTTCTGAACAGTTTTCAGATTTACTTCTTGAAAAAGCCCACGTTGTAGTGGCTCCTGGAGTAGGCTTTGGAACATATGGTGAAGGCTATGTGCGCATAGGACTGCTGACGGATGAAGAGCGCATGAGAGAAGCTGTATCTCGAATAAAAAAATTAAGTTTATTTTAA
- a CDS encoding ABC transporter permease, whose product MSAEYVTEPVAKPKRIISVFDFFYKYGTVLMIFVIMIIFSIATPNFLTGENISDILRSISIVTLIALGVTISLTVNGLDLSVGSTAGLATILSASMLVLHRQEIAVAIIVPIIASLLIGLVNAFLVVKVKIPDILATLSMMFIVQGILLTYTKGSAIYTNMPLPSGERAPGIFIPSFLALGQGHFLGIPVPVIIMLLTVLLVHIVFSYTKFGRFFYVTGGNIEAARLSGVPVNRYRMYAYMFSGLLAGIGGVVLAARIGVGEVNAGSPFLMDAVAATYIGFSVFGAGKPNVFGTLIGSILIGVLLNGLTMLNVPYYMQDIIKGAVLAGALALTYYRSKQTSTAV is encoded by the coding sequence ATGAGTGCGGAGTATGTAACAGAACCTGTAGCGAAACCAAAGAGAATAATAAGCGTTTTCGACTTTTTTTATAAATATGGGACAGTCTTAATGATTTTTGTCATTATGATTATTTTTTCCATTGCCACACCTAACTTTTTAACAGGAGAAAACATTAGTGATATCCTGCGCTCTATTTCTATTGTTACCTTAATAGCGCTTGGTGTAACGATATCGTTAACCGTCAACGGACTCGATTTATCTGTAGGGTCTACGGCTGGGTTAGCCACTATTTTATCAGCCTCTATGCTTGTTTTACACAGACAAGAAATTGCAGTTGCTATCATTGTTCCGATTATTGCATCGCTTCTTATCGGGTTAGTAAATGCTTTTTTAGTAGTGAAAGTAAAGATTCCTGATATTTTAGCCACTCTTTCAATGATGTTCATCGTACAGGGGATTTTATTAACGTATACAAAAGGCTCAGCTATTTATACCAATATGCCTTTACCAAGCGGAGAAAGAGCTCCGGGAATTTTTATTCCATCTTTCCTTGCACTAGGGCAAGGTCATTTTCTAGGTATTCCTGTCCCTGTTATCATTATGCTGCTGACTGTGCTGCTTGTTCATATCGTTTTTTCCTATACGAAGTTTGGGCGTTTTTTCTACGTAACAGGAGGGAACATAGAAGCTGCAAGACTTTCGGGTGTACCGGTTAACCGTTACCGTATGTATGCCTATATGTTTTCAGGTTTGCTTGCTGGAATTGGAGGAGTCGTACTGGCTGCCCGTATTGGAGTAGGAGAAGTGAACGCAGGCTCACCATTTTTAATGGATGCTGTAGCTGCTACATACATTGGCTTTTCCGTATTTGGAGCAGGGAAACCGAACGTATTCGGGACGCTCATTGGTTCTATTTTAATTGGTGTGCTGTTAAATGGATTAACGATGCTAAATGTTCCGTATTATATGCAAGACATTATTAAAGGAGCTGTATTAGCAGGAGCCTTAGCTTTAACGTATTACCGCTCAAAACAAACATCTACGGCTGTGTAA
- a CDS encoding methylthioribulose 1-phosphate dehydratase → MSIMAQQRLHELADIKDELAERDWFFGTSGNLAIKVDQNPTTFFVSASGKDKRKRTNEDFLLVDQYGKPAEETHLKPSAETLLHVKIYDLTNAGCSLHVHTIDNNVISELYGDEGVISFKGQEIIKALGIWEEDAEITVPIIPNYADIPTLAEEFSHHIKGDQGAILIRNHGITVWGKNAFETKKALEAYEFLFSYHVKLLSLKGIKPKVHL, encoded by the coding sequence ATGAGTATCATGGCTCAGCAAAGATTGCATGAGCTTGCGGATATAAAAGATGAGTTGGCAGAGCGCGATTGGTTCTTCGGTACAAGCGGAAACTTAGCAATTAAAGTGGACCAAAATCCGACAACTTTCTTTGTATCAGCAAGTGGAAAAGACAAAAGAAAACGTACAAATGAAGATTTTTTATTAGTTGATCAATACGGAAAGCCTGCAGAAGAAACGCATTTAAAGCCTTCTGCTGAAACGCTTTTACACGTTAAGATTTACGATTTAACGAATGCTGGGTGCAGTCTTCATGTACATACAATCGACAATAACGTGATCTCTGAACTGTACGGAGATGAAGGCGTTATTTCATTCAAAGGTCAAGAAATTATTAAGGCGCTAGGTATTTGGGAAGAAGATGCGGAAATCACTGTTCCGATTATTCCGAATTACGCAGATATTCCGACACTAGCAGAAGAGTTTTCTCACCATATAAAAGGCGATCAAGGTGCGATTTTGATTCGTAACCACGGGATTACGGTATGGGGGAAAAATGCATTTGAAACAAAAAAAGCGCTAGAAGCCTATGAATTTCTATTTAGCTACCATGTCAAATTACTGTCACTTAAAGGCATTAAGCCAAAGGTGCATTTATAA
- a CDS encoding aspartyl-phosphate phosphatase Spo0E family protein: MFGVRNRTKSERLLVEIVLKRQKMVQLGEEKGLTNEETVTCSQELDQLLLVYQKQRLKEEEDKTSFATLISRFLSFSKL; this comes from the coding sequence GTGTTTGGAGTGAGAAATAGAACGAAATCAGAGAGATTATTAGTAGAAATCGTCCTAAAAAGACAAAAGATGGTGCAACTCGGAGAAGAAAAAGGTTTGACTAATGAAGAAACCGTTACCTGTAGTCAAGAGCTTGATCAGCTCTTACTCGTTTATCAAAAGCAGCGTTTAAAAGAAGAGGAAGATAAGACATCGTTTGCCACACTGATTAGCCGCTTTTTATCTTTTTCAAAGCTGTAA
- the mtnW gene encoding 2,3-diketo-5-methylthiopentyl-1-phosphate enolase: MSEIVASYLLHDNKGNFHKKAEEIALGLTVGSWTDLPLLDQQQLQKHKGRVVSVTELQDCERVNGYLGGEIKQAIVKIAYPTANFSRDLPAILVTVFGKLSLDGKVKLLDLDFPDELLAEFPGPRFGIEGIREKLGVYDRPLVMSIFKGVIGRDMTYLTTQLREQALGGVDLVKDDEILFDSERTPFEARVTEGKKVLNEVYEKTGHRTLYAVNLTGRTFELKEKARKAAELGADALLFNVFAYGLDVLQALREDDEINLPIMAHPAVSGALTPSEFYGFSNSLLLGKLLRLAGADFSLFPSPYGSVALSLEDTTGIAYELTRPVYKYKQSFPVPSAGIHPGMVPQLVKDFGIDSIINAGGGVHGHPDGAIGGGKAFRTAIDAVLSHQTLAEKAEESKELQKALQLWGTVEVKA; this comes from the coding sequence ATGAGCGAAATCGTTGCAAGCTACTTACTACATGATAATAAAGGGAATTTTCATAAAAAAGCGGAAGAAATCGCTTTAGGACTAACCGTCGGCTCATGGACAGATCTGCCGCTTTTAGATCAACAGCAGCTTCAAAAGCATAAAGGGCGCGTCGTGTCAGTAACTGAGCTTCAAGATTGCGAACGTGTAAACGGATATTTAGGCGGAGAAATTAAGCAGGCTATTGTCAAAATTGCTTATCCAACTGCCAACTTTTCAAGAGATTTACCGGCTATTTTAGTTACGGTTTTCGGAAAACTATCACTTGATGGAAAAGTGAAATTATTAGACTTGGATTTTCCTGATGAACTATTAGCTGAATTTCCAGGACCGCGCTTTGGAATAGAAGGTATACGAGAGAAACTAGGCGTTTATGACCGTCCGCTTGTGATGAGTATTTTTAAAGGCGTGATTGGAAGAGATATGACGTACTTAACAACTCAGCTGCGTGAGCAAGCGCTTGGCGGAGTGGATTTGGTTAAAGACGACGAGATTTTGTTTGATAGTGAACGAACACCTTTTGAAGCTCGCGTTACAGAAGGAAAAAAAGTACTGAATGAAGTATACGAAAAAACGGGACACCGCACGCTGTATGCTGTTAATTTAACGGGACGAACGTTTGAATTAAAAGAAAAAGCAAGAAAAGCAGCTGAGCTAGGAGCTGATGCTCTTTTATTCAACGTATTTGCTTACGGGTTAGACGTACTGCAGGCACTTCGAGAAGATGATGAAATTAACTTGCCGATTATGGCACACCCAGCTGTTAGCGGAGCGCTTACGCCATCAGAGTTTTACGGTTTTTCAAATTCATTACTGCTTGGAAAGCTATTGCGTTTAGCCGGAGCAGATTTCTCACTGTTTCCATCACCATACGGAAGCGTAGCGCTTTCTCTTGAAGATACGACAGGCATTGCCTATGAATTAACGCGTCCTGTATACAAATATAAGCAGTCTTTCCCGGTTCCTTCAGCAGGAATTCATCCTGGAATGGTACCGCAGCTTGTGAAAGACTTTGGAATCGACAGCATTATTAATGCAGGAGGCGGAGTTCACGGTCATCCAGACGGAGCTATTGGAGGAGGAAAAGCATTCCGTACGGCGATAGATGCAGTACTCTCTCATCAAACACTAGCCGAAAAAGCTGAAGAATCAAAAGAGTTGCAAAAAGCTTTGCAACTATGGGGAACAGTAGAGGTGAAAGCATGA
- a CDS encoding ZIP family metal transporter, producing MTEVLIGSILSALSTGVGALPILFLNQELTHRWKDILLALTAGIMTAASTMSLIPESLQSGGFFSLAIGLLLGVVTLTLLEQNIPHIDLEHSKTGIQFDEKALLIVSAITLHNLPEGLSVGVSYASNVENTGNLIALAIGLQNAPEGLLVALFLAQQNISKIKAFLIATLTGSVEIVTSLLGFYLTNFVDSLVSYGLAFAAGAMLFIIYKELIPESHGDGNERFATYSFIFGILFMIFLINIF from the coding sequence ATGACTGAAGTACTAATTGGAAGCATTCTTTCTGCGCTATCGACTGGAGTAGGCGCTTTGCCTATTCTGTTTTTGAATCAAGAATTGACTCATCGCTGGAAAGATATACTTCTTGCGCTCACTGCAGGTATTATGACAGCAGCTTCTACTATGAGTTTGATTCCAGAATCTCTTCAAAGCGGCGGTTTTTTTTCCTTAGCCATTGGCTTACTGCTTGGAGTTGTAACATTAACACTCTTGGAGCAGAATATTCCTCACATTGATCTTGAGCATTCTAAAACCGGCATTCAATTTGATGAAAAAGCACTTTTAATTGTTTCCGCTATTACTTTGCATAACCTTCCTGAAGGACTGTCTGTTGGTGTTAGCTACGCTTCAAATGTTGAAAATACAGGGAACTTAATCGCCCTTGCAATCGGTCTTCAAAATGCACCTGAAGGACTGTTGGTCGCGCTATTTTTAGCTCAGCAAAATATCAGTAAAATAAAAGCATTTTTAATTGCGACCCTTACAGGCTCCGTTGAGATTGTAACTTCTTTACTCGGGTTTTATTTAACTAATTTTGTTGATTCTCTCGTTTCATATGGATTAGCTTTTGCTGCTGGAGCCATGCTTTTTATTATTTATAAAGAGTTGATTCCGGAAAGTCACGGCGATGGAAACGAAAGATTTGCTACTTATTCGTTTATTTTTGGTATTTTGTTTATGATTTTTTTAATTAACATTTTTTAA